The DNA region GCATTGAGCGATCCGGCAGACCGTCTGAAACAGTCTAgacgcccgaggccgagtcgCATTGTTGCTGGCCGCGATTCccctgctcgccgctgccgcaccgTTGAGGCCGCTCGACGCATCGACGTCTCAGCATTGACCGTTGTTCCCTTGACCTGATTATATTACCAcaacgcgcgcgccgtcccgccgccgccgccgccgcacgcatcgcaacgcaacgcaggccagggcaccggatccgcgcccccccccgtcgtcatcatcatcatcaccatcatcaccaccctttcttcttccctGCCCGAGCGCCCAGCCCACGGCGACGCACACCAGCCGTCCAGCGAACCTGCCCggagcgcagcgccgcgggccgcaGATCTCTGACAAACCACCGTCCGTCTGTCTATTCTCGCATATTGCCTGCCatccccctccacccccggGTCTGCAAGTCAGCCGCCGTCTcccaccacctcgccctcccatcgccggcgctcctctcgcctccctctctctctctctttcctACACACTCTCTCCCCTCCGCGAGAGACTCTCGTCGCGACGTCTCGGGCCCGTCACGACCAGCGCCTCCCAACGGACCAGACGTTCCACGATACAACACGATACAACACGGCACGTCACGGCACGtcacggcacggcacggcaacAAAGTCGCTGGCGATCACGGCCGCGTTTCCACAGCACCGCTCCGCGCAGTCTATCATGACCCCCCACGCCGGCAGAATATCCTCTTCTCCTTGCTGGAGGTTCCTCCTTTGGGTCCTGACTCCCTGACCGCCTCCAACGAACGCCCCCTTTTCCGCTGgcagcccgcagcagcagcgcggctcATCACCTCTCCGTGTCCTTGTCCTCTCTGGTCTGGTTGACGACCCGGGAAGATCGACCAAAAGGCCCGGCGTGCGTCGCATCGCCCGATGCCCTGCCGCGTCCGTCTGCATTGTGCCAGCACACACCACCAGCAGACAGACCACGcttccgtccgtccatccatccatccacccatccagcCCAATTCCCCCGCACCGCATCGGTGCTCTTTTTTTTGCTCGCCCTGCTCTTGACCCCACAGCTGCAGGCGGCTTCATCCCTGATAGGATCACCGCCGATTGCTTGCAGACAgacctgcctgctgctgagcGTCGGACTCCAATACGTTTCTTGCGACTCGTCCCCTTGGTCCTCGGCCCTGGCCAGTCTGCCGGGCAGAGACGGGTGACGACGAGTCGAGCACCGGCAAGGGGAGCGCTCTGACTCCActtgcacgcacgcacacgcacgtacgcagacagacagacacatacatacaaagtacaaagtacacATACGTTTACGGCGAGTCGCCCTAGCCGTTTCTCGAAACCCTCCCTGTAGCGTCCGTCCATTGGCGACTCGACcggccgtcatggccaaACTCAAAAgcggcccaggccggcgcggtCCGTCCACGCCGGCGGACCTCCAGCTGGGCCGGGACGGTCACCGCcctcacgccgccgctgccgccgccgccgacccgacgtcgccgcccgacacGCCCATGGCGTCGCCAGGGCTGGCCCGCAAGAGCCCGCTCCAGCAGGCCGCCTTTTACCGCTTCTCGCGGCCGCTGGCCCAGGACCCCAACATCAAGCCCGTCGGCAACGGCCACCAGTTTAGCTACCGGCCCAGGgtcggcccgccgcagctgaGCCCCcggtcgtcggcctcgtcgtcgacgtcggacgaggatgaggatgaggatggggaCGGGGACTCGGTCGTGGGGTTGGCTGAGCGGGGcatgcccgtcgacgccgatgccgcgtcCCCGGACGGCTCGGATgcggacgatgccgacggcgacgactcggacgagccggcgcggcggcggtcgggcggcagggcgcACTCGcactcggcgtcggcctcgtcaagctCGGCCACCGATGCGCACGCCCGCGGGACGGTGCACGTCTCGCGCATCACGGTCGAGTGCGACTTCACCATCGAGGACATTGACCCCATGGACAGCGGCTGCGAGGGGCTCGACGTGCTGCGCCCGACCGAGGTCGAGTCGAGCCGCAGCCGGTCGCGGTCCCGCCACAAGGACCTCGACAGGGGCATGATGCACAACCTGCGCAACCTGCACTGCAGCAACGAggcgtcggacgaggaggaggaggaggaggaggaggaggaggaggaggaggaggaggaggaggaggaggaggaggaggaggaggccagcgcgcccgaggacgacgaagaggccttttaccagcggcggcaggagctGCGGCGGTTCCGGCGCGTGAGCATGTCGAGCAGCTTCGGCAAGCGGACGCACAGCGAGCtgagcggcgacgactcggacaacgacggcgagggcgcgctcgacgacgcaaaCGACGTGGGCTCCAGCGCGCGGCGCATGCGCAAGCGGCTGCACCGCGGGAGCCTGCTGTTCCAGGACCCGCCCGAGCCGcgcatcgacgagctcgacgagcccgactCGAGCGAGGACGAGTACGTGACGGTCAACTCGCTggcgcgggagctgccgTACTATACCATGGAGATTATGGAGGTTGAGTCGAGCTGAGCGAGTCGTCCGAGATgaggcgaggacgacgatgacgatggacgAATGCACGCCAATGACATGACTGCATCGGAAGGACGAGGGAGCTGGACGGGTTGGCGAGAGCCATGATGATCACGACATGAGCATGAAGGAGCATCGATGAGCGGTGTGAGAGCGACAATGACCACGACACGAGCATGAAAAGCGTTTCCGGCGGCACCGCATAGACACGCCGGCACGGTGCGAGGGGGCAGCAGTCTCTTTCGTTACGATACCTGATAGACCACTGCTTTTTTGTTCGACGTTGCACATAGTTTTCTTTTCTTGTTCTCTTTTGGATGGCTgcggggagggaggccaTGCGCCGTGCTGCGACGGACGCGTGGGACGACAtcctgcttgcctgctttGCATCGCGATAGACCGGTCGACATAGAACGTTGCtttgtgcgtgcgtgcgaacgagctcctgctgctgcgtgaTGGCCGGGTTTCGTTGTGCACCGCTGTTGGCTGTGCTTGACGGGGTGCATGCTGAGTGATACTGCCGTCTCGATGAGCAGAGCAGCCAGGAAGATGCCTGTTGCCAGGCACTACGAACAGTGCCGGCGCTTCAATTCGTCTTATCAGATCCTGGTCCTCTCATCGGAGCTCCACACCACAGACGAACAGCCCTTGGTCTCGATCCACAGGGCCCGCCCCAAGAGCGTCCATGCGACCAAGCAGCGCCGCGTACGTACAGTAAAGTACAACCCGCCCGTCGACTGGCGCTCTTCGGCTCCGAGAGGCCCCGCGTCGGTGCTGCGAACgtgcgtcgagggccgtcgtgcgcgcgcgacgtGACACGGGCAACGTCACGAGGGGCGTGGCCGATGTTGCGCCCCCGGCTTGGAGAGCAGGCTGGGAGGTTGTAGTTTTTACGCAAATTGTACCAagtcgatgggcggcgggatgtatgtatgtgtcAGCGAGGGACGGTGGCGACGCAGCGTCCGGTGACAGAAACCGGGCGTTTCGGAGCCCGGCTTGCGGTGTTGCATCTGGACGTGTGCGTGCAGCGTTACGGTGCGGGGGGTGGTGCTGGCCTGGCTTGAAGAAGCTTGCCTTATTCACTTAGTATTCTTGCCGATGCTTGGCTTCGAGGCTCTGCCGTGTCCGCCGAAGGCTTGGAAGAATTTACGATGCGATTCTACGTCTCGGTGAGGATGCGCCGGGCCTCTTGACATGATCCGTGGACGAGCGACGCGCAacgagcggcggcatgaACCTCCAGCCGTGCCAACGGTGCCCACTGTGGGACAACCGCCTGCACTGCCGAGTCAAAGGGTTCGTCTCGCTGCAACTCAATTCAGGTAGTGGAGGTACACCACTGTAGGTACCGTACCGTGGAGGCCGCGCCACTGCACCATTACCTAACAGTCCCCGAAAGAGGGCCGCCACAGCATGGCTGGGCTTGGCCGGATGCCGGGTGGTGCGGTGGGTAGCGCCGGCTTTCGGGGGTGCAGCCGCCGggcgcgatgacgagggtacgggcgctgcgtcgcgacgggcgacggccaggggcTTTGGCGCTGCTCGTTCCCCTGAAGGCGATTCCATCCGGGGGTGTCTGTGTGTTGGAGCTGCCCTGTCCGGAGTCCAGGACATCAGgacggcgggctgcggcCTGGGGCATCGCTTCAGGAGGTACAGGCAGGAACCTTGGCAGGTAAATACAGGTACCTAATGGAACGCCAACGCTGACGAGGGCCACGGTGAACGGCAGTATGCTGCGTTCGCACCCCaggcccgtccgtctcggcgctgcgggcgtgTCGCTGATCCAGCCCCCGGCCGCGTCTGTCGGGCCATGGATGCTACCCCGGAAGGGCAAACGCCTAACTAACGTAGGCCCTGCGCACGTCGGGAGGGGAGCCGTGACCTGGCCGCACCGTGGcagacgccggcgctgggcggaCGAAACGCATGCACGacagcatcatcgccgtcgtcatgtaCCACCTCGGCTGCGCGCCATGGCTGTTCACGAGACGAATCCTGCAGTGCTTcctccctgccctgcccgccgtcagcagcaacaccaccacgagcgcccacgcccgcgcagccATATGGGCATACGTGAGATGCCTGTGAGCTCAAGCGAGGTGGACTGCGAACGCCCCCCCTTGCCCCTCGCAGCGCCccgcgggcccggcggcggctctcgtTGGCGCGGTGGGGGGTTCAGGTGGACTGCAAACGTGGAatgcggcggccgaggccttgCCGTTAAGTGACACTCCGGAGAGAAAGCGACCGTTAAGTGACACTCcggggagaaaaaaaaaccaaaAATTCGGTCATACGGGCCTCCGAgctcccctcctccactctccccccctctccggCGCGGTGCGTCTGTTTTGCGCGCTTTGCAACGCCTTGGCACTAGCCACGATCTTCTCCCGTACCTGCACTTAGGAGTATAGCCCGCCCTGCCGTGCCCCCTTCGTACCAGGCATGTTGCCAGGGCGTCTCGTTCCCACGAACccgaggccccccccccccaagtcTCGTGCTCGCTCTGGCGATGGgggagccgccgtcgccctcccgAGTCATTttgcttgtcgtcgtcctgtTCGCTGTTTCTTGACGGGCCTCCCCGCTCTTGCatttcccgccgccgtgattATATAtacctgcccgcccagacctcgccctcgctcccATCCGCACACCTTGAGTTTTCGGTCGTCGCGCCGTGCCAGTTTCTACCGCCTGTACCACCCCACCCCACCGAGCGTGATAGGCTGTCCGTGGCCTCTGCTAGCGTCCCTCGGCATCCGTCTTCCAGAACCCAAGGGCCCTGCGTCATCCCGCTGTCGAAAACGCCGACGGTCGCGCAACCTGAGCAGGAGAAAAACTCGAAAACACACCTCGTCCCCCATCGCACAAcccgcatccgccgccatgaacaccagcgccgtcgagaGCAAGTTCCTCGCCAGGCcggacgagctcggcatcgtcgccgtgggcTTCTCCGGAGGTCAGGTGAGCAagccgcgacgccgtggcggaCGCCGCGCCGATCACCCccctgcagctgctggccccTGCCTCTGACgtgcccctccatccctccgTCGGCCCTCCTTGCCCACGAAGCTGCAAAGAGCAATGCTGACGATGCACCACAGCCCAAGGCcggtgtcgacgccggccccgcggcgCTCATCGAGTCGGGCCTCCTGGGCGAAATCAGCAACGAGCTCGGGTACAAGATCCACGGCGACACGCAGGTCAACGTGTACAAGGACCTGGCGCCCGAGCAGGACCCCGACTACCGCGGCATGAAGAACCCGCTCAACGTGTCGGCCGTCAACCGCAAGCTGCAGACGCAGGTGTACGAGcacgcgcgcgagggccggctggtgctgacgctgggcggcgaccacAGCGTGGCCATCGGCACCATTGCCGGctcggccaaggccatccgCGAGCGCCTCAACCGCGAGATCGCCGTCATCTGggtcgacgcccacgccgacATCAACCGCCCCGAggacagcgacagcggcaaCATCCACGGCATGCCGCTGGCCTTTGCCACGGGGCTGGCccgcgacgacaaggaggagTACTTTGGCTGGATCACCGACGACATGCGCCTGAgcgtcaagaagctcgtctACATtggcctgcgcgacgtcgacgccgccgagaagcgcATCCTGCGCGAGAACGGCATCAAGGCTTTTTCCATGTTTGACGTCGACCGGTAAGCTGGTGCCGATTATGCGAGACCTTTCACCTGGCTAACGATTGCGTCCAGGCACGGCATCGGCCGCGTCATGGAAATGGCCCTCGCCCACATTGGCAGCGACACGCCCGTCCACCTGTCGtttgacgtcgacgccctcgaccccATGTGGGCGCCCAGCACCGGCACccccgtccgcggcggcctgacgctgcgcgagggcgactACATTTGCGAGTGCGTCCACCAGACGGGCCAGCTGGTCGCCATCGACCTGGTCGAGGTGAACCCGgccctggccgccaccgaggccggcgcccagGAGACGGTCCGCGCCGGCTGCTCGCTGGTGCGgtgcgccctcggcgacacGCTGTTGTAGGCTTGTAGTGGGCTGGGGGTTGACGCGGATCGGGGTCGAGCGGCGTGATTGGTCGGAATAGAATGTCATGGCATGGCAGTGCAGCTCAGATATCCTAGAATTGTCTTTACGCTTGATGAAGCCGGTATTGAACATGCGGTGAGGACGCTGCACGATGCAGGCTGGCCTGTGCACACGGCCGCTGATGGCCCCGCTCTTGTGCACAACAGCTGTTGGACAGGCTGGAACCCTGCCAGAGTTGTAGtgggccggcctcgcccgcgtccccgTCGACGGACGCAGCACAGCCCCGGAGCCGTCACGTGGAAGTTCCGCGGGTTCGCCGTTGGACGCGTTCAAAGGAATTGACACCCGACTTGGCGATCGACGGAGCGCTCGGCACGACCGGGGGCTGTCGGACGATGCGGAGCATGCGGAGCCCCAGCGCCAACGTTGGTGCACCGTCAGCGGGCCGGCTCCGAGTGGGGCGCGGCACCGCACGG from Purpureocillium takamizusanense chromosome 3, complete sequence includes:
- a CDS encoding uncharacterized protein (EggNog:ENOG503P60E) gives rise to the protein MAKLKSGPGRRGPSTPADLQLGRDGHRPHAAAAAAADPTSPPDTPMASPGLARKSPLQQAAFYRFSRPLAQDPNIKPVGNGHQFSYRPRVGPPQLSPRSSASSSTSDEDEDEDGDGDSVVGLAERGMPVDADAASPDGSDADDADGDDSDEPARRRSGGRAHSHSASASSSSATDAHARGTVHVSRITVECDFTIEDIDPMDSGCEGLDVLRPTEVESSRSRSRSRHKDLDRGMMHNLRNLHCSNEASDEEEEEEEEEEEEEEEEEEEEEEEEASAPEDDEEAFYQRRQELRRFRRVSMSSSFGKRTHSELSGDDSDNDGEGALDDANDVGSSARRMRKRLHRGSLLFQDPPEPRIDELDEPDSSEDEYVTVNSLARELPYYTMEIMEVESS
- the CAR1 gene encoding Arginase (TransMembrane:1 (i43-61o)~COG:E~BUSCO:EOG09263E87~EggNog:ENOG503NU9J); its protein translation is MLPGRLVPTNPRPPPPKSRARSGDGGAAVALPSHFACRRPVRCFLTGLPALAFPAAVIIYTCPPRPRPRSHPHTLSFRSSRRASFYRLYHPTPPSVIGCPWPLLASLGIRLPEPKGPASSRCRKRRRSRNLSRRKTRKHTSSPIAQPASAAMNTSAVESKFLARPDELGIVAVGFSGGQPKAGVDAGPAALIESGLLGEISNELGYKIHGDTQVNVYKDLAPEQDPDYRGMKNPLNVSAVNRKLQTQVYEHAREGRLVLTLGGDHSVAIGTIAGSAKAIRERLNREIAVIWVDAHADINRPEDSDSGNIHGMPLAFATGLARDDKEEYFGWITDDMRLSVKKLVYIGLRDVDAAEKRILRENGIKAFSMFDVDRHGIGRVMEMALAHIGSDTPVHLSFDVDALDPMWAPSTGTPVRGGLTLREGDYICECVHQTGQLVAIDLVEVNPALAATEAGAQETVRAGCSLVRCALGDTLL